In the genome of Tropicibacter oceani, one region contains:
- the pepN gene encoding aminopeptidase N — translation MKDAAPTTVYLADYTPFGWRIEDVHLTFRLAPHATRVLARIHFAPCQLAPQQEFFLHGEELRLIGAKIDGQEVTPEVTDKGLTCAVPAGRFLWEAEVEIDPANNTALEGLYMSGGMYCTQCEAEGFRKITFYPDRPDVMATFTVRIESAMPVLLSNGNPGASGDGFAEWHDPWPKPAYLFALVAGDLRNHPDSFTTKSGHKVDLNIWVRPGDEGKCAFGMQALKASMTWDEDVYGREYDLDVFNIVAVDDFNMGAMENKGLNIFNSSCVLASPETSTDDNFERIEAIIAHEYFHNWTGNRITCRDWFQLCLKEGLTVYRDSQFTSDMRGPEVKRISDVIDLRARQFPEDQGPLSHPVRPESFQEINNFYTATVYEKGAEVIGMLKRLVGDDDYARALDLYFDRHDGDAATIEDWLKVFEDVTGRDLSQFKRWYSQSGTPRLSVSEAWDNGTFTLTFEQHTPPTPGQADKLPQVLPIAVGLLNPNGDEVVPTRVLEMTEAKQSFDFTGLSARPVASILREFSAPVVLERDADPQQRAFLLAHDTDAFNRWEAGHILARDCLLAMIRDGATPDTAWLDGLETVLRDSTLDPDFRQMLVALPSQSELAQALHEQGSTPDPDAIYDAVMTLRLFMAERWADLLPKLAEEARVTAPYQPDAEQTGKRALGNMVLGLLTHTDGGAAAQAQFDSADNMTLQLAALANLIRADKAKAALAAFYDQWKDDRLVMDKWFGLQVGAADPGKAVEVAKALTAHEKFDWTNPNRFRAVFGGLIGNHAGFHRKDGAGYALLADWLIKLDDKNPQTTARMCSAFQTWTRYDSGRQTHAKAALERIMAKPNLSRDVNEMVSRILAI, via the coding sequence ATGAAAGACGCCGCCCCCACCACGGTTTACCTTGCCGATTACACCCCCTTTGGCTGGCGCATCGAGGATGTGCACCTGACCTTTCGGCTGGCGCCCCATGCCACGCGGGTGCTGGCGCGCATTCATTTTGCCCCCTGCCAACTGGCCCCCCAGCAAGAGTTCTTCCTGCACGGAGAAGAGCTGCGACTGATCGGCGCCAAGATCGACGGACAAGAGGTGACGCCCGAGGTGACCGACAAGGGGCTGACCTGCGCCGTGCCGGCCGGCCGTTTCCTGTGGGAAGCCGAGGTCGAGATCGACCCGGCGAACAACACCGCGCTGGAAGGGCTGTACATGTCGGGCGGCATGTACTGCACGCAATGCGAGGCCGAAGGCTTTCGCAAGATCACCTTTTATCCCGACCGCCCCGACGTGATGGCCACCTTTACCGTGCGCATCGAAAGCGCCATGCCGGTGCTGCTGTCGAACGGCAATCCCGGCGCCTCGGGCGACGGTTTTGCCGAATGGCACGACCCCTGGCCAAAACCGGCCTATCTGTTCGCGCTGGTGGCGGGCGATCTGCGCAACCACCCGGACAGTTTCACCACCAAAAGCGGCCACAAGGTCGATCTGAACATCTGGGTGCGCCCCGGTGACGAAGGCAAATGCGCCTTTGGCATGCAGGCGCTGAAGGCGTCGATGACATGGGACGAGGATGTCTATGGCCGCGAATACGATCTGGACGTGTTCAACATCGTGGCGGTCGATGATTTCAACATGGGCGCGATGGAGAACAAGGGGCTGAACATCTTCAACTCCTCCTGCGTTCTGGCCAGCCCCGAAACCTCGACCGATGACAATTTCGAACGGATCGAAGCGATCATCGCGCATGAGTATTTCCACAACTGGACCGGCAACCGCATCACCTGCCGCGACTGGTTCCAGCTGTGCCTGAAAGAGGGGCTGACGGTCTATCGAGACAGCCAGTTCACCAGCGACATGCGCGGCCCCGAGGTCAAGCGGATTTCCGACGTGATCGACCTGCGCGCCCGCCAGTTCCCCGAGGATCAGGGCCCGCTGTCGCACCCTGTCCGGCCCGAAAGCTTTCAGGAAATCAACAACTTCTACACCGCCACGGTTTACGAGAAGGGCGCCGAGGTGATCGGGATGCTCAAACGGCTGGTGGGGGATGACGATTACGCCCGCGCGCTGGATCTGTATTTCGACCGCCATGACGGCGATGCCGCCACGATCGAGGATTGGCTGAAGGTGTTCGAGGATGTCACGGGCCGCGATCTGAGCCAGTTCAAGCGCTGGTATTCGCAAAGCGGCACGCCGCGCCTGTCGGTGTCCGAGGCATGGGACAACGGCACCTTTACCCTGACGTTCGAACAGCACACGCCGCCCACGCCGGGACAGGCCGACAAGCTGCCGCAGGTGCTGCCCATTGCCGTGGGTCTGTTGAACCCCAATGGCGACGAGGTGGTGCCAACCCGCGTGCTGGAAATGACCGAGGCCAAGCAAAGCTTTGACTTTACGGGGCTTTCGGCGCGGCCCGTTGCCTCGATCCTGCGCGAATTTTCCGCCCCCGTGGTGCTGGAGCGCGACGCCGACCCGCAGCAGCGCGCCTTTCTTCTGGCGCATGACACCGACGCCTTCAACCGCTGGGAGGCGGGGCATATCCTTGCCCGCGACTGCCTGCTGGCGATGATCCGCGATGGCGCGACGCCGGACACCGCCTGGCTGGACGGGTTGGAAACGGTGCTGCGCGACAGTACGCTGGACCCCGATTTCCGCCAGATGCTGGTCGCCCTGCCCAGCCAGTCCGAACTGGCGCAGGCGCTGCACGAACAGGGCAGCACGCCGGACCCGGATGCGATCTATGACGCGGTGATGACGCTGCGCCTGTTCATGGCCGAACGCTGGGCCGACCTACTGCCCAAGCTGGCCGAAGAGGCGCGCGTCACCGCCCCCTACCAACCCGACGCCGAACAGACCGGCAAGCGGGCGCTGGGGAACATGGTTCTGGGCTTGCTGACCCACACCGATGGCGGCGCGGCGGCGCAGGCGCAGTTCGACAGCGCCGACAACATGACCCTGCAACTTGCCGCGCTGGCCAACCTGATCCGCGCCGACAAGGCAAAGGCCGCGCTGGCCGCGTTCTACGATCAGTGGAAAGACGACCGTTTGGTAATGGACAAATGGTTTGGGCTGCAGGTCGGCGCCGCCGATCCCGGCAAGGCGGTCGAGGTCGCCAAGGCACTGACCGCGCACGAGAAATTCGACTGGACCAACCCCAACCGGTTTCGCGCGGTCTTTGGCGGGCTGATCGGCAATCACGCAGGCTTTCACCGCAAGGACGGCGCGGGCTATGCCCTGCTGGCTGACTGGCTGATCAAGCTGGACGACAAGAACCCGCAAACCACCGCCCGCATGTGCAGCGCCTTCCAGACATGGACGCGGTATGACAGCGGACGGCAGACCCATGCCAAGGCGGCTTTGGAGCGGATCATGGCCAAGCCGAACCTGAGCCGGGATGTCAACGAGATGGTCTCGCGCATTCTTGCGATCTGA
- a CDS encoding SDR family oxidoreductase, which produces MSKILIVTGASAGIGAATARMAPKKGYHRVVVHYGRDQAGAEAVAEDIRADGAKAIVIGADVSDMDALAEMFGEIAMLEPGPIDLVNNAGIVAPKGGIADLTPDRVRRVFEVNVFGAIEVCRLAVLQMRDWGMGGGIVNISSAAARLGAPGEYTDYAASKGAIDTLTTGLADELAPEGIRVNCLRPGPIETGIHAKGGQPDRLQSMGAKIPLGRAGKADEIAAAALWLLSDEASYMTKAFLDVSGGR; this is translated from the coding sequence ATGAGCAAGATATTGATTGTCACCGGAGCCAGCGCAGGCATCGGGGCCGCCACCGCGCGCATGGCGCCGAAAAAGGGCTATCACCGCGTCGTGGTGCACTATGGCCGCGATCAGGCGGGGGCCGAGGCCGTGGCCGAGGATATCCGCGCCGACGGAGCCAAGGCGATTGTCATCGGCGCGGATGTGTCGGACATGGACGCGCTGGCCGAGATGTTCGGTGAGATCGCCATGCTGGAACCGGGGCCCATTGATCTGGTCAACAACGCCGGGATCGTCGCGCCCAAGGGCGGGATCGCCGATCTGACCCCCGACCGCGTGCGCCGGGTGTTCGAGGTCAATGTCTTTGGCGCGATCGAGGTGTGCCGGTTGGCGGTGCTTCAGATGCGCGACTGGGGCATGGGGGGCGGCATCGTCAACATTTCCTCGGCGGCCGCGCGGCTGGGGGCGCCGGGGGAATACACCGATTACGCCGCCTCGAAGGGGGCCATCGACACGCTGACGACCGGGTTGGCGGATGAACTGGCGCCCGAGGGTATTCGCGTCAACTGCCTGCGTCCCGGCCCGATCGAGACCGGCATTCACGCCAAGGGCGGCCAGCCTGACCGCCTGCAAAGCATGGGCGCGAAAATCCCGCTGGGCCGCGCGGGCAAGGCCGATGAAATCGCCGCCGCCGCGCTGTGGCTGCTGTCGGACGAGGCATCCTATATGACCAAGGCGTTTCTGGATGTGTCAGGCGGGCGATGA
- a CDS encoding lytic transglycosylase domain-containing protein, with translation MNTSLRPVARRTVVIPPARWDKHGGKPSWSLAIVSSLRSHASVLPDTVPKDIANWCPAYPTASREAREAFWVGLVSALAKHESTYRPTAVGGGGLWYGLTQILPGTARGYGCKAKSGEALKDPEDNLSCAMRIMAVTVPRDQVISAGMRGVAADWGPFHSSKKREDMRQWTRQQPYCAGLSRSLRPVARPDGLQTPDPMQLYADVRPQMRPADVPVRSAADVPARPAPVLSTKGQGIAHSES, from the coding sequence GTGAACACCTCGCTGCGCCCCGTTGCGCGGCGCACTGTCGTTATTCCGCCCGCGCGGTGGGACAAGCACGGGGGCAAACCCAGCTGGTCGCTGGCGATCGTCTCCAGCCTGCGCAGCCATGCCAGCGTGCTGCCCGACACCGTGCCAAAGGACATCGCCAACTGGTGCCCGGCCTATCCCACCGCGTCCCGCGAAGCACGCGAGGCGTTCTGGGTCGGCCTTGTCTCGGCCCTGGCCAAGCACGAAAGCACATACCGTCCCACGGCTGTGGGCGGCGGCGGGCTTTGGTATGGCCTGACGCAGATCCTGCCCGGCACCGCCCGCGGTTACGGCTGCAAGGCCAAAAGCGGCGAGGCCCTGAAAGACCCCGAGGATAACCTGAGCTGCGCCATGCGGATCATGGCCGTGACCGTGCCGCGTGATCAGGTGATCAGCGCCGGGATGCGCGGTGTGGCCGCCGACTGGGGCCCGTTCCATTCCAGCAAAAAGCGCGAAGACATGCGCCAGTGGACCCGCCAGCAGCCCTATTGCGCCGGCCTGTCGCGGTCGCTGCGCCCGGTTGCGCGCCCCGATGGTCTGCAGACCCCGGACCCGATGCAGCTGTATGCCGATGTGCGTCCGCAAATGCGCCCGGCGGATGTGCCGGTCCGCTCTGCGGCGGATGTGCCTGCGCGCCCCGCGCCCGTGCTCAGCACCAAGGGCCAAGGGATCGCGCATTCGGAAAGCTGA
- the gatB gene encoding Asp-tRNA(Asn)/Glu-tRNA(Gln) amidotransferase subunit GatB has protein sequence MLDLTYSSPKPKVIAGAKHDWELVIGMEVHAQVASKSKLFSGASTKFGAEPNSNVAFVDAAMPGMLPVINEFCIEQAVRTGLGLKAEINLKSAFDRKNYFYPDLPQGYQISQLYHPLVGEGEVIVDMEPGVARLVRIERIHVEQDAGKSIHDMDPNMSFVDLNRTGVALMEIVSRPDIRGPEEAAAYLAKLRQILRYLGTCDGNMQNGNMRADVNVSVCRPGQYEKYQETQDFSHLGTRCEIKNMNSMRFIQMAIDYEAKRQIAILEAGGKIDQETRLYDADKNETRSMRSKEEAHDYRYFPDPDLLPLEIEQAWVDDIQASLPELPDEKKARFVKDFGLSEYDASVLTAEVANAAYFEAVAGEAGDGKLAANWVINELFGRLKKEDHSIEDSPVTPSQLAGIVKLIKSDAISGKIAKDVFEIVYTEGGDPEKIVEDRGMKQVTDTGAIEAAVDEIIAANPDQVEKAKQNPKLAGWFVGQVMKATGGKANPKAVNEIISAKLGL, from the coding sequence ATGCTGGATCTGACCTATTCGTCCCCCAAACCCAAGGTCATCGCGGGGGCCAAGCATGATTGGGAACTGGTCATCGGCATGGAGGTGCATGCGCAGGTGGCCTCCAAGTCCAAGCTGTTTTCGGGCGCTTCGACCAAATTCGGGGCCGAGCCCAATTCCAACGTCGCCTTTGTGGACGCGGCCATGCCCGGCATGTTGCCCGTCATCAACGAATTCTGCATCGAGCAGGCGGTGCGCACCGGGCTGGGCCTGAAGGCCGAGATCAACCTGAAATCGGCCTTTGACCGCAAGAACTATTTCTACCCCGACCTGCCGCAGGGCTACCAGATTTCACAGCTGTACCACCCGCTGGTCGGCGAAGGCGAAGTGATCGTCGACATGGAACCGGGCGTCGCCCGTCTGGTGCGGATCGAACGCATCCACGTCGAACAGGACGCGGGCAAATCGATCCACGACATGGATCCGAACATGTCGTTCGTCGACCTGAACCGCACCGGCGTCGCGCTGATGGAAATCGTGTCGCGCCCCGACATTCGCGGCCCCGAAGAGGCCGCCGCCTATCTGGCCAAGCTGCGCCAGATCCTGCGGTACTTGGGCACCTGCGATGGCAACATGCAGAACGGCAACATGCGCGCCGATGTGAACGTGTCGGTCTGCCGCCCCGGTCAGTACGAAAAGTACCAGGAAACGCAGGACTTTTCGCATCTGGGCACGCGCTGCGAGATCAAGAACATGAACTCGATGCGGTTCATCCAGATGGCGATTGATTACGAGGCCAAGCGCCAGATCGCGATTCTGGAAGCAGGCGGCAAGATCGATCAGGAAACCCGCCTGTACGACGCCGACAAGAACGAAACCCGGTCGATGCGGTCCAAGGAAGAGGCGCATGATTACCGCTATTTCCCCGACCCCGACCTGCTGCCGCTGGAGATCGAGCAGGCCTGGGTCGATGACATTCAGGCCAGCCTGCCGGAACTGCCGGACGAGAAAAAGGCGCGGTTCGTCAAGGACTTTGGCCTGTCGGAATATGACGCCAGCGTGCTGACCGCCGAGGTCGCCAATGCCGCCTATTTCGAGGCGGTCGCAGGCGAGGCAGGCGACGGCAAACTGGCGGCAAACTGGGTCATCAACGAGCTGTTCGGCCGCCTGAAAAAGGAAGACCACAGCATCGAGGACAGCCCGGTGACGCCCTCGCAGCTGGCCGGGATCGTCAAGCTGATCAAGTCGGACGCGATTTCCGGGAAGATCGCCAAGGACGTGTTCGAGATCGTCTATACCGAGGGCGGCGATCCCGAAAAGATCGTCGAAGACCGCGGCATGAAGCAGGTCACAGACACCGGCGCGATCGAGGCCGCGGTCGATGAGATCATCGCCGCCAACCCCGACCAGGTGGAAAAAGCCAAGCAGAACCCGAAACTTGCGGGCTGGTTTGTCGGTCAGGTCATGAAGGCCACCGGCGGCAAGGCCAACCCCAAGGCGGTGAACGAGATCATCAGCGCCAAGCTGGGATTGTGA
- a CDS encoding BolA family protein → MSGKLTKADHIKERLRAAFAPEHLLVRNDSASHAGHAGHDGSGESHFHVEIKAVGFAGLSRIARHRAVHAALGPDLMGAIHALSLDISTP, encoded by the coding sequence ATGAGCGGAAAATTGACGAAAGCTGATCACATCAAGGAACGTCTGCGTGCGGCCTTTGCGCCCGAGCATCTGCTTGTGCGCAATGACAGCGCAAGCCACGCGGGCCATGCCGGGCACGACGGATCGGGCGAAAGCCACTTTCACGTGGAAATCAAGGCTGTGGGCTTTGCAGGACTGTCCCGCATCGCGCGGCACCGGGCGGTGCATGCGGCGCTGGGGCCCGATCTGATGGGCGCCATTCACGCGCTGTCGCTGGATATTTCGACGCCCTGA
- a CDS encoding J domain-containing protein has product MSRSDPFGFDMSIKSAKKKNPRGRRSMSGEQETSTRICDHDGCEEPGKFRAPKAPDVLDDFFWFCRDHVREYNAKWSFFDGKTEAEMNAQESADKVWERKTKEWRDPEAKAWARLGIEDPHQVLGTNATRNPGRKAGGGRKLPPTERKAIDILEADDNMTKAEIRAAYKKLIKVLHPDMNGGDRSQEEQLQQVVWAWDQIKDSRSFK; this is encoded by the coding sequence ATGAGCAGATCAGACCCCTTCGGTTTTGACATGTCGATCAAATCCGCGAAAAAGAAGAATCCACGCGGCCGCAGAAGCATGTCGGGGGAACAGGAAACCTCGACCCGCATCTGTGATCATGACGGCTGTGAAGAACCCGGGAAATTCCGCGCGCCCAAGGCGCCCGACGTGCTGGACGACTTTTTCTGGTTCTGCCGGGACCATGTGCGCGAATACAACGCCAAGTGGAGCTTCTTTGACGGCAAGACCGAGGCCGAGATGAACGCGCAGGAAAGCGCCGATAAGGTCTGGGAGCGCAAGACCAAGGAATGGCGCGACCCCGAGGCCAAGGCCTGGGCCCGCCTGGGCATCGAGGACCCGCACCAGGTGCTGGGAACGAACGCCACCCGCAATCCGGGCCGCAAGGCCGGGGGTGGCCGCAAACTGCCGCCGACCGAACGCAAGGCCATCGACATTCTCGAGGCCGATGACAACATGACCAAGGCGGAAATCCGCGCGGCCTACAAGAAGCTGATCAAGGTTCTGCACCCGGACATGAATGGCGGCGACCGCAGCCAGGAAGAACAGTTGCAGCAGGTGGTCTGGGCCTGGGACCAGATCAAGGACAGCCGCAGCTTCAAATGA
- the msrB gene encoding peptide-methionine (R)-S-oxide reductase MsrB: MKRRHFLQSVTATAAATLFARSAQAASGSFEVTRTKAQWKAMLSPLEYKVMREEGTERAFTSPLDKNTKAGTYLCRGCDLPLYSSQHKFDSGTGWPSFYQALPRAVGTKPDRSLFGVRTECHCRRCGSHLGHIFDDGPAPTGKRHCINGVSLKFAAA, encoded by the coding sequence ATGAAACGCCGCCATTTTCTGCAATCCGTGACAGCCACCGCGGCGGCGACGCTGTTTGCGCGCAGCGCGCAGGCCGCATCGGGCAGTTTCGAAGTGACCCGCACCAAAGCCCAGTGGAAGGCCATGCTGTCGCCGCTGGAATACAAGGTCATGCGCGAAGAAGGGACCGAGCGCGCCTTTACCTCGCCGCTCGACAAGAACACCAAAGCCGGAACCTACCTGTGCCGGGGCTGCGATCTGCCGCTGTATTCGTCACAGCACAAGTTTGACAGCGGCACCGGCTGGCCGTCCTTCTACCAGGCGCTGCCCCGTGCGGTCGGGACCAAGCCGGACCGCTCGTTGTTCGGCGTGCGGACTGAATGCCACTGCCGCCGCTGCGGATCGCATCTGGGCCATATCTTTGACGACGGGCCGGCGCCGACCGGCAAACGCCACTGCATCAACGGCGTCAGCCTGAAATTCGCCGCCGCCTGA
- a CDS encoding fasciclin domain-containing protein: protein MTRIATLTGLAAATVLATSAFAQMANPMVGGAAMFADKTIVENAVNSADHTTLVAAVQQAGLVDTLNSEGPFTVFAPTNAAFDKISDDSLSALMMDQNKAQLAQILTCHVVATNALSDAIAGMIADDGGVHAVPTVGGCTLQAKMVGQNIILTDENGRDAKVTIADVRQSNGVIHVIDRVLLPAQ from the coding sequence ATGACCCGTATCGCAACACTGACCGGCCTTGCCGCCGCCACCGTCCTGGCCACCAGCGCCTTTGCCCAGATGGCCAACCCCATGGTCGGCGGCGCCGCCATGTTCGCCGACAAGACCATCGTCGAAAACGCCGTGAACTCGGCCGATCACACCACCCTGGTCGCCGCCGTGCAGCAGGCCGGCCTGGTGGATACCCTGAACTCGGAAGGGCCGTTCACCGTCTTTGCGCCGACCAACGCCGCCTTTGACAAGATTTCCGACGACAGCCTTAGCGCGCTGATGATGGACCAGAACAAGGCCCAGCTGGCGCAGATCCTGACCTGTCATGTGGTGGCGACCAATGCGCTGTCCGATGCCATCGCCGGGATGATCGCCGACGACGGCGGCGTGCATGCGGTACCCACCGTGGGCGGCTGCACCCTGCAGGCCAAAATGGTTGGCCAGAACATCATCCTGACCGATGAAAACGGCCGCGACGCCAAGGTGACCATCGCCGATGTGCGCCAGTCCAACGGCGTCATCCACGTCATCGACCGCGTGTTGTTGCCCGCCCAGTAA
- a CDS encoding anti-sigma factor: MSTETETDFPGGWEAMAAEYVLGLLPQDERAAFEAQMRADPDLEQDVVAWAEYFSTFTDDIPEEAPPPQLWKRISAQAFGTRRRPGWRLLLPYLAGGVAAAAITWGVYTSGVLTPQQGTHLYADLVAQDQGYVLLAHWAPDSETFMLRRDGGAFPTDNSIEIWVIPAADAAPVSVGLMAQDDLTQIPVPPEMTALMQPGAMVAISLEPLGGSVTGAPSGPVLALAALDIRS, from the coding sequence ATGAGCACCGAGACCGAAACCGATTTCCCCGGCGGGTGGGAGGCAATGGCGGCGGAATACGTGCTGGGCCTGCTGCCGCAGGACGAACGCGCCGCCTTCGAGGCGCAGATGCGCGCCGATCCCGACCTGGAGCAGGACGTGGTCGCCTGGGCCGAGTATTTCAGCACCTTCACCGACGACATCCCCGAAGAAGCCCCGCCGCCACAACTGTGGAAGCGGATCTCGGCGCAGGCCTTCGGCACCCGGCGCAGGCCCGGCTGGCGGCTTTTGCTGCCCTATCTTGCGGGCGGCGTGGCGGCGGCGGCGATCACCTGGGGGGTCTATACCTCGGGGGTGCTGACACCGCAGCAGGGCACGCACCTTTACGCCGATCTCGTGGCACAGGATCAGGGCTATGTGCTGCTGGCGCATTGGGCGCCGGACAGCGAAACCTTCATGCTGCGGCGCGATGGCGGGGCGTTCCCGACCGACAACTCTATCGAGATCTGGGTGATTCCCGCAGCGGATGCCGCGCCCGTGTCGGTGGGCTTGATGGCACAGGACGACCTGACGCAGATCCCTGTGCCGCCAGAGATGACCGCGCTGATGCAGCCCGGGGCGATGGTGGCGATTTCGCTTGAACCGCTGGGCGGATCGGTGACCGGCGCGCCCAGCGGGCCGGTTCTGGCCCTTGCCGCGCTGGACATCCGCAGCTGA